From the genome of Arthrobacter sp. ERGS1:01:
GGCGCCATCATCAACGCCGAGGACAACGAACGCGTGGGCCGGCTGCTGCGCCACCTGCGCGCCACCATAGACGCACGCGCCGAGGCCTTCGCCGCCGTCAAGGCCGGCACCCTCGCCGAATACCGGCGCCTGGCCAACAAGCCCGACGAGCCGCGCATCCTGCTCATGGTGGACGGGCTGTCCGCCTTCCGGGAGCTGTACGAGTTCCGGGTGGGCGTGACGCAGTTCGAAACGCTGCAGCAAATCGCCACCGACGGCCGTCCCATGGGCGTGCACCTTGTCCTTGCCGGGGACAGCCCCAAGTCGCTGCCGGCGTCGTTGGCCGCCTCCGTGCAGCGGACCCTGGTGCTGCGCATGGCGGTGACGGACGACTACTCCAACCTCGGCCTGCCCCGCGACGTGCTTGACGCCGCGTCCCCGCCCGGCCGCGGCATGATCGACGGCGGCGAGGTCCAGCTGGCCATCTTCGGCGGCAACGCGAACCTGGCCCTGCAGGCGCGCGCCGTGGAAAAACTGGCCGACGCCATGCTCCGCCAGGGCGTGCCCACCGCGCCCGGCATCGACGCACTGCCCGAGTCGCTGGACTTGAACGTGCTGCCCGCCGCAGCCCCCGGCCACGTCATGATCGGCGTGGACGACTTCAACCTCGAACCCGCCGGCCTGGCCGCGCACGGGGCGCTCATGCTCACGGGCCCGCCGGGATCCGGCCGCACCACCGCCCTGGTCACCCTCGCCGAGGCGCTGAAACGGTCGACGCCGGCCACCCGGCGCATCTACCTTGGCTCACGGAAATCCGCCGTGGCCGGCATGCCCGTCTGGGACGAATCGTTCGCCACCAACCAGCAGGTGGAGCCGGAACTGCGCCGGCTCATCGGCGAGGCCGAGGCCGACGGCGGCCAACTCGCGATCTTCATCGAAGGCGTCACCGAATTCTCCGACACCGAGGTGGAAATGGACCTGGTCACGCTGATCAAGTCCGCCGTCAAGGGCGGGCACTTCGTGGTGGGCGAGGCCGAATCCTCCACCTGGGCCGGGGCCTGGAACCTTTCGGGGCTGTTCAAGGCCGGCCGCCGCGGCGTCCTCATGAACCCCGGCGACCTCGAGGGCGACACCCTCATGAACACCCCGCTGGGCCGGATCCACCACAACAAGTTCATCCCCGGGCGCGGCTACGTCGTGGGCCGCGGCAAGGCGTTCAAGCTCCAGGTCGCCACCACGATGGACCACGAACGCTGACCACGCTGGTCGAGCTTGTCGAGACCCGCGGCGCGCCTTCTTTTTGGGAGCGCCGCGGGGACATTTAAGGCAAGATGGAACCGTGACTAGCCAGCAAGATGCCAACGAGCCCGACCCCGACACCATCATTCCGGAGGGCCCCGTCCCGGCGGACGCCGACCGCGAACGGTACGCCGAAGTGGTGGAGCTGGTCCAAAAATACCGGGCCGCCTATTACAACGACGACGCCCCGCTGGCCTCCGACGCCGAATTCGACGCGCTCTACAGCGATCTGGAGAAGCTCGAGGCGCTGCACCCGGAGCTCGTCACGAACGATTCACCCACCCAGGTGGTGGGCGGGGACGTGTCGGTGGCGTTTGCCGCCGTCGACCACTTGAGCCGCATGTACTCGCTGGAGGACGTGTTCTCCCTCGAGGAACTCGAGGCCTGGCTGCGCAAGGCCGAAGGGTCGGTGGAGAAGCAGCACGGCCTGGCCCCGAAGTGGCTCACCGAGCTGAAGATCGACGGCCTGGCCGTGAACCTGCTCTACCGCGACGGCGTGCTGGTGCGGGCGGCCACGCGCGGCGACGGCACCACGGGCGAGGACATCACGCACAACGTGGCCACCATCAAGGACATCCCGCAGCGCCTGCATGGCAGCAACTTCCCGGCCGAGGTGGAGATCCGCGGAGAGGTGTTCATCGCCTCGGCGGACTTCGCGGCCCTGAACGAGAAAATGGTGGCCGCCGGCAAGGCCCCGTTCGCCAACCCCCGCAACTCGGCGGCCGGCTCGCTGCGCCAAAAGGACCCGGCCGAGACCGCCAAGCGCCCCCTGAGTATGTACGTGCACGGCATCGGCGCCCGCGAGGGGCTTGAAACCACCAGCCAGTCCGAGACCTACGCCCTGCTGCACGAATGGGGCATGCCCACCAGCCCGTACTACAAGGTCCTGGACACACTCGAAGAGGTGCTCGACTTCATCGCCCACTACGGCGAGCACCGCCACGACCTCATCCACGAGATCGACGGCATCGTGGTCAAGGTGGACGACTTCGCCACGCAGCGGGCCCTGGGCAACACCTCCCGCGTGCCCCGCTGGGCGGTCGCCTACAAGTACCCGCCCGAGGAAGTCCACACGAAACTGCTGGACATCAAGGTCCAGGTGGGACGCACGGGCCGGGTGACCCCATTCGGCATCATGGAACCGGTCAAGGTGGCCGGCTCCACCGTGGAACGGGCCACCCTCCACAACCAGGACGTCGTCAAGGCCAAGGGCGTGCTGATCGGCGACATCGTGGTGCTGCGCAAGGCCGGCGACGTCATCCCGGAAATCGTGGGCCCCGTCATGGCCCTGCGCGAGGGCCGGGAGGCTGAGCTGCGCGAATTCGTCATGCCCGCCGAATGCCCGTCCTGCGGCACCACACTGGCGCCCGCCAAGGAGGGCGACATTGACATCCGCTGCCCCAACGCCAAGTCCTGCCCCATCCAGCTGACCGAGCGCGTGGCGCACCTGGCCGGCCGCGGCGGCTTCGACATCGAGGCGCTCGGCTACGAGGCCGCGGCGGCCCTGACCTCCGGTCCTGGACCCGACCCTACCGAGAACGGCGGCGTCATCGCCCCGGCCGGACCCGGACCGCTCACCAGCGAGGCTGACGTCTTCAC
Proteins encoded in this window:
- the ligA gene encoding NAD-dependent DNA ligase LigA, with amino-acid sequence MTSQQDANEPDPDTIIPEGPVPADADRERYAEVVELVQKYRAAYYNDDAPLASDAEFDALYSDLEKLEALHPELVTNDSPTQVVGGDVSVAFAAVDHLSRMYSLEDVFSLEELEAWLRKAEGSVEKQHGLAPKWLTELKIDGLAVNLLYRDGVLVRAATRGDGTTGEDITHNVATIKDIPQRLHGSNFPAEVEIRGEVFIASADFAALNEKMVAAGKAPFANPRNSAAGSLRQKDPAETAKRPLSMYVHGIGAREGLETTSQSETYALLHEWGMPTSPYYKVLDTLEEVLDFIAHYGEHRHDLIHEIDGIVVKVDDFATQRALGNTSRVPRWAVAYKYPPEEVHTKLLDIKVQVGRTGRVTPFGIMEPVKVAGSTVERATLHNQDVVKAKGVLIGDIVVLRKAGDVIPEIVGPVMALREGREAELREFVMPAECPSCGTTLAPAKEGDIDIRCPNAKSCPIQLTERVAHLAGRGGFDIEALGYEAAAALTSGPGPDPTENGGVIAPAGPGPLTSEADVFTIAELDLSEVVVWREIRSKGEGTGRFQQVPYFYTKATAKKPSVPTKTTEKLYEELEKAKAQPLWRVLVALSIRHVGPTASRALATAFGSMDGIRAASEEALAGVDGVGPIIAEALIEWFGVDWHRDIVDAWAAAGVRMADEVDESTPRTLEGLTIVVTGTLPNFSRDEAKEAIITRGGKASGSVSKNTSYVVAGENAGTKLDKAESLGLKVLDEEGFVRLLADGPAAETDIETIDEGEPA